The window AGACTGGTCTTCAAACTGGATGTAATTTATGAGGTAGGAAAATATGATATGGCCAGGAACCATGAGGAACATTAGCACTCGAGCCGTTAGTGCATGAGCCCCTGTAAACACATGTCCTAGGTAAAATATGTAAccatatatattacaatatttatcagaACACATTTACTTTCCATTTTTCCGCCAACCATTAACAATTCAAATGTTAAGGTAttagtttatttagaaaaatagatGACCTATTTTGATTATGATTCACTGTTCATAAATAAGAttgaataacaataatacatagaGCTTTTGTATTTCATTCAATTGTCATTTAAGAGTACCGTATCTGAGAAATTTAAATCCATTAAGAGAACAGGGTGGGAAAGTATAAAGATGGCCAAAATTTACACAACATTAAAAAGTCCTAATAccttcatatttataataatatgtacaagGTCCACTCTTGCAGAATCAGTACATACACATATCagtaaggaataaaataaaacatctgttacaatgtaattttttatattggctTTACACCATTTAACATAAAAGCAATTTTAATGTcataacacttttaattatttgatagGTCTTAACCTTTCAACATTAATTATGTAGCTGGGTatgtgattaatttttaaacctattcctaaatgcaaaatatttaattaatattttcacgatTGTGTTTATGacaaatattggttaaattttatatattgtaatactgGAATGTAGTTAGCCTAAATaatttgataaccgatttaaactccattaaaaaatatacaattctcAATTTCCACAGTTAGTAAacagcaatataataataaaatgtcattCTTACTATCTGAGAAGAATGCCTGCCATGGTGTGATAGTGACAGGGAGGTGATCTGGCAGCGAACCTAGTTCAGCTTGTTGGTGCAATGCTGTAGAGAGCCTACTAGCTTGGATGGAAACCAGGTTACCTCCCACACCATTTATAACGGGTTGGAATACTGCTACTCCCTTATGAGCGTCCACCATCACATCCAGTATCATTCCTCCGAATCTGCAATCAATACAATCATATAATTTCACTAcagattaatttataaacaaaacctaTATAATAATCATTATACAGAAGAAGGATAACGTTGATCTGTCAGATCATAGGACATATACAGAATTGCTTTGTAGcactgaaaaatgtattaaagatagtcaagtaaatgtaaaaaatggtataataaaaaaaaatctacaaaataataatttatgaaactgcatttttattcaataaaaaaatcttgagaACAGAGAGCACTCAATAttcctgttattattttttaaactatataataatacaattatttaagtaaatttgtgaTTCTGCATTAGCTCTTGCCTTTAAAAAGCACTCAAACCTGTTCCCTCAGCACTCAAACTATCTAAAGTATACCTGAGACATAAAAAGGGATCAACCTCTACTCTTGAAAAAATACTGGCCGATCTCACTAATCTCAACCTTTTCCAAAAAGACTAAAAAAATTGCACTTCAGACTGctaaattttcataaacaaaataatccTATTATTCCCAACCAACATGGATTTCTAAAGGGAAGATCAACCAACACAGCAATTATCAGCCTGCTACAACACATATTCTAAGAAATTGACAATGAAAAGTACATTATTGGTCTCTTTCTAGATTACAGTAAAGTATTTTACTGTCTGGGCCACAACATAACTTCAAATAGCTAAAGCTACAAGAAATCAGAGAAGTAGCCAATGAATGACTGGTTTGTCTACTACCTTGAGGATCGACAACATGTAGTAGAGGTGTAACACACAATAGACGATTGTCTCTAAATAAATACATGCCAAACCCTCAACCACTGACACGAGGTGTCTCTCAGGGGCTGTTATTGGCCTAATCCTGTTCATACTTCTAATAAACAACTTCCCTAACTACATCCAAAATCAAAACACACCTGcttcatgtatgctgatgactccACACTAGTGATAAAACCTGATGTCCCAAAAATACTGGAAgaatcaaatttaaagtttataggaGTCACTCTAAATCAAAATCTTACATGTAATGAgcaataatgtatgtaaaaagatGAGCACTGGAGTAAATGTGGTGAGacaaataaaatggaaaaatggaTCAGCAATCTAGAGGCTGCCAAGATTGCTTACTATGCTCTAGTTGATTCCCACGTGAGATATGGGATTGCAGGATGGAGTAGATCATTAGTTAGTAATCTTGAGAGTcctcattaataaaaaaagggCATTCGAAGGCTAGGTGATCTTCATTAAGGAGAAAGTTATAAACAGGAATTCAAAACACCGGGCATTCTGACAGTTACTAGCCTCTACATCCTTTCATGTAGTCCTTCATATTCACAACCTCAACAACTTGAAACAACCCAGGATGCTTACTCTTACAATACAACCCAGGATGCTCACTCTTACAATACAACCCAGGATGCTCATTCTTACAATCAAACCCATCACAATCTCCCACATGGAGCAAGATAAACCCTCTCCCGACACTAAACAGCCCTGTTCAAGAAAACTATCCTACATCATGTGTAAACTAAAGAACCTGTTACCAAGTAATCTTCGAGGTCTGACATGAAAAATCCTCAAGAAAGaactacaattatttttgaacaatCCTGTATATACCTTGGATGAGTTCCTGAGACTTCTACAATGAATAATACTTTTAAGTTTTCGCATGAatctatttattaatgacattggatttgtaatgtataaataaaaaccacaccctactgaaatgtgtttatataaaattgaatttttttattgtttagatgtTCCTTAGTTGTGAAATATTGCCCCAGATATATAAAAGACAGTGCTGCCGtgctttatttcttttataaacagtGTCACAATATGACACAAGCTTTCTAAGTTGTAAATACAAGATATTACATTTAGCTCATTTCTGGCAACCACAGAGCAATGGAATgtcagtcaaaattaaaatttaactaaaaaataagttttgaggAAGATTTGTTTATGTGATTGACACTATTGAATGGGttattagtattgaaaatttcatacaaattactagaatctatttttttttttattattgtttttagacgtaaactaaattttagttttagatcaaaaccaatatttattaaccctttaagcgtcatgaaaaattagacctgatctttgataaagttataattttttttaaatttccaatgtgtaaagttaaatttattttcgtttctgtatgtcaaaatagagttatttaacggtaaataaaattcgtttagcCTTTTTTGGATTAcctaggataatttttaacttttgagaatatcgtagaatagcagtgtagttgtcactaatatttttataatttattcagtaagtatgggaatgaaacacagttttatagataaacgtatactatattacaaaccaataaaattagaaaaatacaaaagtagacaaagagtgtttatttagtggcgggctgtcacaactgacattccacgcgtctcccgcaagccactgttatcgcgtggactttgaaccttcttatcgctcggcaacgtgtaggacagccttgcagggcttgaattatgtttcttgctttgtgataacatccttatgaccgtagtaaaatattaaaaagtttggggttgaccaagtaattgctcagaattaccaaatcttcaaattccgaatcgtctcgataggccattcacacgaataatggtaaaaaacactaaataaatactggaaaactgctgtatttaatatgaataatttactttaaaaagaataagacacaacagaaaattagcgataaccgaaatacatatgcgtgtaccggacgcttctcactaacaactggctagatgccttgacgggagctcccgtcaatgactttgtgaaaggcgcggggccacgcccgctagacagtgtttggccaattagaagcaactgccactcccattgtaacagaattcgaggcagggcaacccgtctgtatgtcgcatgacgaCTAGAACCATCtaacagcaaaatattcaactaacatagcagtaagaaaataaagaatgcaaaaacgcggatccacggcaataacgttttgagcttgtagtggccctccgcggatccgcgtcaataacgctggaaaggttaagtttagaaaatcttgaaaattataagaaagattttcttgaaatgttcaaaactaaaatatactttgtttatCCTTATTTGTCTTATGTTGTCTTCGATTATGtccaaattttttacaataaaggcTACTGACTGCCTAAATGCACGACTTCAGAAACCCAGCATTTATTGCAGTAGACAACCAGTGATGGATGGGTTGCTATGTACATGTATATTGCTAACAAGAGGAAGTAGCTTGGGAAATCAAATATAATACTGTCCAATCTATGTTCAGTTGAATTGTCAGTCAGTaagtgaaaaacaaaacaaaaatgtttttaatccttttaggagagcaaaaatgtttttaattttttcagatacatacttTTGAAGTGATTACTTTTTTCTGAATGGTGTACTGAAGAAGACATAgatgaaaatatagaaaatatacatattttataaatacatcataagcatagtattagaaattatatacatatcgCTTTCAGCCTATTATTCGTAACACAATTGTCTACAATAGAATatcatttaacaataataatttaattgggtgcaaaaatgtaaaaagttttaatttgtctttttttgttttaattttttaatgtttaccgTTAGTTtactataagaataaaaaataatttaaatgttggaaatatttttcagtttcttactttattttctatAAGAGTACAAAATCTGATcgtcattttttgaaaaattatacacaaatatataatacaacacCTGTCTGATGATACAAATGGAGTGACATGATGCGACAGCTTGTTACCAGATGAAAAAGATATACATGAcagcataaaatatttgtagaaaggtCACAGGACATATGTTAAcatagaaaattatgtttttatgttgttttgtgACTCATAAACACTATAACAAAAGCAAGCTACAGATAACCCGCTCTTCTTTTTCGGTAAGACTAGTGCGAACTACTTAAAGCCCGCACCATCATCTTGATCAACATACATCataaaaggtaaatattaaaaaatacactaaGTTAAGACATGtgttaattacattttcagtCTTTATAGTATTCTGAAATATCTATTTCAGGaagtagttatatttaaaaacaaaggtACTCACGTGCTAATAAGCATTGCACTGACCACTGGAGTCCAACCATTATAGAGGACGGCCTTGgtgtacttattatttttggaGATCCAATACCAAAAAGGCATAACAgctatatatataactataacgaCTACAGGAAGTAACGGCTTATCAActgtaacaaaacatattatgaGATTACaaagtaacattatattttataatgaattttatattttttatacccaAACCTTGAATTTTCTCTATGaccaaaacatataatttatcattCTCAGAAGGACAATAacaacatattgtaaaaattcagTCTATCAcagttgaaaaaatgttataatacatcATAGTTGATAAAGCTGAATGATGGATTTAAAGGTTATCAAAGGTCAACATAGGTCTCAAACCATCAATCAAATCTATTCTGATCTTGGACAAAATAAGCAATCCAGACAACTCAAAACATGCCAAGATTAATCAGGAATATTGcagacaattatttaaaaaaggaaagatTGTAAATAATGATCTTTTTCTTGTGGGAGTTCCTTAGTTTCCACAATGTTTTAAAGGGCAACCACATCTTTATCTCCAATTTCATTTTAGAGAAATGATGAAACTGATTAAACCGCTAAGTGTCATGAGGAAAAATCTCTGTTCTGAAAATAAATCTCTCTGCAAGACACTATGTGTGGTAACAGATTGGAAACCAAAAAACGAGTCTGCACTCTGACTTAGCATTAACTTAGTAAAAGCAAACAAAATCCATTTTATGCCCCCTAGGTATTTGTGACAGGGTTCTCTTATTTTCTTTTTGCGACAGGGTTATTTTTGTGGGGTGCCTTTAGATTGCACCAGACTCCACGTTTAAGTGGCCCCACACTCAGAAGAGAGGAGAAATAGAGAATATTGTCCTTCTCGGGAACACAACAATGGACAGGCTTAACCTTCTAATTGCTGGTAATTTTCCCTAAAATTCTAGGCTGTTTATATGGTTACAGcaagaagtttttaaatttgcaaaaatataaatagttattaaaatataaagtcttatatatacttttttaaagaaagaaataaaaaatattattaacacttATCATAATTTTGGTTACATGTAGTCTTGAAAAACTTTGagaatatcaaataaaatgtttttatactcactttttatatttcagtCCATGAACACATatgtcaaagaattaaaaatttgttatatacaagAGATGCACAATTTAATGCAgtgaagaataaaattatatacatcagTCGGAtaattgcttcaaaataaaaatgaaaaaagaactACACTGTTTACACATGGGTTTTCTAATTGCATCTACATGACGTATGGTTTTTTAGGATTAccaacataaaacaaatttagcaGGCTTTATGACATGAATGGGGGAGGTAACAATGGAAgttgttttgtgtttaaaaataaatattacaaattttttaatcatatgttGATTTGAGGTCTTTTGTGCAAATGATTAAAGAATACATGTAGTGAATGTGCATGTtgtatatattgaaaacaaaatttaaaaacagacataatataaaataccatTCACACTTTCAaacgataaaaattaatttatcacgGTGCCACACATTTATTtagattgtatttttaataaactcctGCTTGATCAACTTAAgttccaaattaattatttttattgcaagaaAGCAACTTAGGTAGATTTAAGATTCTTGATTTACACAAGATGGATTTAAAggattaaattacttttatgtaattatataaaagtaaagcaGACTATAAAGAttggttttatatacattaatgatAAATTCATACACTCAAAATTTGCCACTGGGTAGTATGGAGAAATTGTAAAATCTAACAAGCACTAACCTGAAGTTCTGTGAAAGAGGTCAGCAATAATAGACAGTAGAGCCAGAGATGTTATGTCTCCTAGGCTACCAGCTATCGGTGTAGCAATATTGTCAGGATTTACATTTAGTTTCTTTGACAATACTATGACTGCAGCAGTTACCAGTCCTGAAAATTTCCACTTTGCTGTCACATACACACTATAGTACTTTAAACAAACTATATCTAATACATGTTTAATTcacatacaaatacaaattatatatacataaatacaaattatcatataaaattatgaCAGAGATCAGGAGTTGTAGACATTACTCGAATATAAACAGTTCAcatgttaaatattgatttattgctcattaaaaaattatcagccatttttactgttaagaaagtaaaataattgtagcAGCAAGCTCTGACCACTGTCTACGAACCTTCGGcaggtaaataatataaatgatcaacaaggaaataaaaaattactttaaaaactccATTTAGATGTAAGAGGcatatattatgtattacaattttgCCAATTTTCAGACTCCCTGAAATCATCTTAATCATCTTTTAATTCGGTAAACTCTCAACCTACacttaatagtaaataaaaaataatacactaaataataaataactttttaattcgTCTATTACCATTTCCATGTTGCTTTAAACACTAAATTAGAGACTTTATCCTTATtccataactatttaaaacacgttaaagtgaaataaaaaacaaaaacctacaaaaaaatttggatatttcatttctatttctGTAGAAATCGTATTTCTAAAAACAAGGTTACTTACTCTTACATCCATACATAATTTCCTTTAAAAGCTTTGGGGATTAAACACTTTTcttctacatttttttatacaatgttttaaattttgtaataatatttttggtataaaataatgATTCTCATAACTGATAAAATTGCTGTAGACTAAACAATTAAAAGACAATTTTGTGATATACAAGATATTATAATTCAGTCATTTGAAAAAGAttctaaatagtttataaaactgttttcaataaTCTTAACACATCAATCACAAATTTAAGATTCTCACTGTAATAATGATTATTGAATTAATTCAATTGTAGTTTGATGCTCACACTcttgatacaataaaaattgtcaccgcttaatatttcttgtgtaattaaaactttttcaattattactataagatagaaatattaattttaaatatgaatagtcCCTTTCCTCCCTATCTTCCTTGTTAGgtattcccaaaaattttaaatattaatctgttCTTTGCTTaccaattattatttcattacatttcaaaatttacactgagagtatcaaaattgtattaagtGTTCAGAAGTTCTTGATTTTTTGGAGTTTTATTGGTCAATTTGTGTGGTTTAAAATATTAGCTTTCACTCCATAACTGATCAAATATAATGCAAGATTGAAGAAAAGAGGTTAAAACTTTGTggatttgaattttatatgtaatatatcttTTCCCTTTTCCCTGGAAAACGATAACTAAGGCAAATAAACATAGACAAATCTagataaaaaatcttataaacaATTCAAATGACCAGATGAAGActcaatatgaataatatatcCCTACTGGGAAAATTTCCtaaataacattagttttaacttaaattctagtaatgtgtattataaattttattaacaggttttaaaacagttttattttttcaaaatagtattagTAAACACTTGATTACCTAGGATAAAACTGGCTATGGAAGCTGTGAGTGTGCTGCATGCACAGAGCAGCAGAGTGTGATGGAGATTGAAGTCTTGTCTCAGCCCAGCCACCATCAGCACAGCAACAACAGAGGACAGCAGTCCCACTACTGTTGCTTGACACTGCGTTCAAATATCCATCACCATTAGTTCTCTTATAAGGAAATGTTATGAaccataatattaatacaattattttgtaactttccAGTATCGTAGCTTGGTGATTTCAGTAATACAAGCAATTAGGTCACTTAGAAATTGAGGCGGTAGCTGCTAGAAGGGCCTATCTCGAGATGGGCCCTTTTTGCGGAGATCGCTTATATTTTTTCTCCATATGTTTAAGTATAACCTCCATCTCACTCATTAAAATATTCCTCTTTGTTGTCAAGATAAACCTATTTAAACTTCTATGTGTCGAGAGGCCCTTCTAGCATAGACAAATGGTGGCATCAGCTggctgtgtgtttgtgttttctgCTGTACAATATAACCTCACTTCTTGTTGTTTTGTATCGTGATTGTGTAGCTTACAAGTAGTATTTGAGTGTTTTATTTAGATTGGTGTTAGATACTGAAGAAATGAGTGGTGAACTTCTTTTGAAATCTAACTCAAAAGGTGTAAAGAGAAAAGTAGTTAGCACTGAACAGTGGGACCGTAATGTTCGGAAACAAAAGTGGCAGTCGGGCCTAGGTTATACGATGTAGGGTTTTATTACTGCTGGTAGTAgggttaataaaagtaattaaactcaGTTACActgtggaaatataaaaaataaatctgtttgtaaaataaaaaaatataataagtgaataaattataaaaaataaattactttaatccaagagtaaacatttaaatgcagTTTTCTCAAAACATGGTTTTTTGAGATAGGCCCTTCTAGCAGCTACCGCCTCAATTTGGCAAATCTCTATGCATTAGATTATAGTCACATAATAAACACTCTTTATTTAATGCTAGTATATTTGAGATTCATTTGGGACCAATTAACAAATTCGAGTCAGACAAAATAtcctttttttttcttgttttgcgtattattatatataatatcctTAAAAGTTTTTAA of the Homalodisca vitripennis isolate AUS2020 chromosome X, UT_GWSS_2.1, whole genome shotgun sequence genome contains:
- the LOC124369104 gene encoding solute carrier family 41 member 1 isoform X4, yielding MGTTGESLEPPLPDVVVRMGPAGRLSHSLPVAKETFISISCQIIIPFFIAGVGMVGAGIYLDKCQKWKVFQEVPEIIVLVPALLGLKGNLEMTLASRLSTEANLGNMDDNKEQWSMITANLILVQCQATVVGLLSSVVAVLMVAGLRQDFNLHHTLLLCACSTLTASIASFILGLVTAAVIVLSKKLNVNPDNIATPIAGSLGDITSLALLSIIADLFHRTSVDKPLLPVVVIVIYIAVMPFWYWISKNNKYTKAVLYNGWTPVVSAMLISTFGGMILDVMVDAHKGVAVFQPVINGVGGNLVSIQASRLSTALHQQAELGSLPDHLPVTITPWQAFFSDRAHALTARVLMFLMVPGHIIFSYLINYIQFEDQSLTFTFLATYLLAAAVQVAVLLYIAYILTHSFWTHKINPDNSTIPYLTAIGDLLGIILLGLTFEFLTFIGQPMIN